TACGGCGACCATCTCTGTCACGGTGATGGATGCGTATCAAAATGTGGTGAGCGGTGTGCCGGTACAATTTACCAAGACGGTTGGTTCGGATGATGCGTTTGTCAGTCCGGCCACGGATCAGACCGGGGTCGATGGTATTGCCCGGACAACGTTTACCGGCGGCATCATCAATGAGACTGCGGTGGTGCGCTGCAAAGTAAATGCAATTGAGGCGGATGTGGCTATTGTTGTTTCGGTGGCCCCGCCCTCGGGCGACAAGATGATTAATTATCCCAATCCGCTGAATCCCAATCAGGGAAAGACCTCACTCAACTATTTTTTGAATGAGGAATCGGATGTTGAGATCAGAGTTTTTGACGCTTTTGGCAGGATGGTTTTTTCCCAGGATATAAAAAAAGGCCAGGGCACAGGTGATTTTGTTGGCGCCACGATACCCGGCGGCGCTAATTTCAACTGGGATGGGCGCAATGGCGAGGGACGGATGGTTGCCAATGGGATTTATTTGATAAAAGTAAAAGCAAAGGGTAATAGCGGTACGCAGGAGTTTGAACGACGGGTGGGGGTGTTGAAATGAGCAGGAAGTATTTTATCGCAGGACTCGTCGCGACAGCAATTATAGCGGGCAGTGTGGTCGGGAATCCTGTTTGTACGCAAGCGGCGGAAAGCGGTGATGCCGGTCAGGCAGGCGCTTTTTTAGCGTATGGTGCCGGTGCCCGGGCGATTGGTATGGGCCGGGCTTTTGTCGGGATTGCCGATGATGCCACAGCACTCTATTGGAATCCCGGCGGATTGACCTCCATGAAACGTAATCAGGCCATCTATCAATATGTAAACTTAATTGACGGCAATGCCTATCATTATCTTGGTTACGGCCATATTTTACCTTACATCGGAACCCTGGGTGTTGGAGTGGTGATGCTGGATCAAGGTGAGGCTGAAGGCAGAAACACGTATAATGAGCTGACAGATGGATTTACCAATCGTGAAATTGGAGTTTTACTCGGCTTTGGCTATGATATTAACGCTCGGATTTCCGCAGGCGGCACCTTTAAAATTATTAACCAAAATCTGGCAAATAAAAGCGGGACCGGTTTTGGCATTGATGTGGGTGTTATGTACCGGCCATTGCCTTGGATGAACCTGGGGTTGAATTTTCAGAATCTTCTGGCACCTGCCATCACATTGGTGGAAGAAGCGGAAGCGTATCCAATGAATATGATTTTTGGAATTGGGGCCAAATTTTTCAGGGATATGCTCAAATTGGATTTGGATATTTCCAAAAACATGGAGCAGGACGGATTAAAGCCCCGGTTTGGTTTGGAAGTCAAACCGATTATCAATCTTCAGGATTTGGCTTTCCGCGGGGGGATTGATGATACGGAAATCAGTGCCGGCTTGGGATATGCGTATATGGGTTTTCAGCTTGACTATGCGATCGGTTTTCAGATGAGTGAGACTTTGGAAAATATGCATAAAGTATCGCTGTCGTATGTTTTTGGTGGATTTGTTCTGGAAGTCCACGGCGAACCCGATGTATTCTCACCGGTTGGGATTAATAAAGTCTCTGTGATTAAAATTCAATCTCAGACAAAGTTTCAGATTCGGATTTGGACGTTGGAAATCATCAATGAAGCCGGGGCTTTGGTGAAGAAATATTCCGGCGAAGGATCGCCGCCGGACCATATTGTCTGGGATGGACTGCAGGATAATATGAACCCCATGCCTGATGGGAAATATAAGGTGAGTATTACAATTGAAGATGCTTCCGGTGAGAAGCGGACATCGCCGGATACATTTATCACCATGCAGAGCATTCTTCCTTTGGGTGTGTCGCCGGTTGATTTATTGGAATAATAAAATTTGTATATGAAAAAATGATGGTCAGTAAACTCCGCTCAGGGACCACACGTTATATCGTGCTAGCGCGAATACGATGGGCAGCTTGCCCGGCGGACTTGCCTGGTGCCGGGTAAGTTCATGGATTTTTATCAATGCATTAACTGAAATATTACAAAAATAAGTCGGGTTTTACTTGACGCAGTATTTGTATCTTGCTAGTATCAAAAATAATAGTGGGGATTTTAAAAATACGCTTGAAATTAAATCGTTTTTCTGTGCGCAACAGTATGCGCACACATTAAACACGTAATTTGTGAAATCGAGGGGAGAGCACAGTGGCGCAACAGACGTTTAAACGAAAACAGATTTATATTAATATGGATCTGCAGTTCAAATACTCTCTGGTATTAATTTTTACGATGTTTATTGAAATGATTATTGTAGGTTTGGCAGTGATGTATGTTTTTTCGCAGCCAAAGCCGGATGTGCCGGGGGCCAATATTTACTTTATTTATAGGGTTGTTTTGGCGATCATCATTTTCCTTACGCTCTGTAATATAACTGCGGGTGTTTATTTATCGCATAAAATTGCGGGGCCCCTTTTCAGGTTCGTTATGTGTACGCGCGAGGTTGCCAACGGCAATGTGAAAATAATGGTGAACCTTCGCAAAGGCGATGAGATGAAGGAACTGGAAGCCTCGTTTAATGATATGACCGAACGTATTCGATCGGTGGTTCGGGAGGACCGGCAGCGACTCTCTGATGTTGCTGAAGCGCTTCAAGTGATTGAAACGAATTGCTCTAAGTTGAGTAAGGCTGAAAAAGACAAGGTGACGGAAGAGATTGCGTTTATCCGTGATGCATCCGGAAAAATTACGCAGCATTTTACTGTGTAACAAATTAAAATTTTTTTGGTCGGTAGTTTAGTATAAGGGAAATATTGTGTTTAGTTTTTTAGGAATATACCGAGTATTTTAAAAGGGACCATTCATTATTTTTTTTGATTAAAGGGATAAGAATATGAAGCGACGTGTATTTAATTTTATTTTTTTAGGGGTGTTCTTTCTTGTTTCAATCCCGCCAATCGTGCATGCCGCTACTTTTACTGAAAATTTTCAGACAACCACATACCGGGATGGCGTGACAACGGCTGATTGGAATACGGATGCTGAAAGGGTCCAGCTTGCTTCGAGCTATGTTTTTTCACAACCGACCGGGATTGCCAATTGGGGCGGTCAGATCAACGCAGTGGCCGGAAATGGAACCATCTTTCTGATCGGCGGAGACGGTGCCAAGCTCAACCGTTACAACGGGACTTCAGCAACCAACCTTTCTCCGGATATGTCCGGGTTTGTTGGGAATAATATTCGCGCGATTGCCTGGGGCGGTAATTCCGAATGGTACATTGTCGGCAACAGCGCAAAAATTAATGCTTATAATGGCAGTACTTTTACGGATCTTTCCAATAGCCTGACCGGCTGGGGTTCCAACAATATTTTGACAATAGCCGATGGAAGCGGCACGGAAAATTTCTGGCTTTTTGGCGGCGGTGCGAGCGGCGTGGGAAAGCTTACCAAGTATGACGGCACCACATTTACAAATTTAGAAAGCACAGCTGGTTTTTTTGGAAATACATATACGGTTTACTCGCTTGCCTTTAATGGGACTTATTGGTTGATCGGCGGCAGCCAAGGTCGGCTGTCCCGCTATTCGGGAGGCACGTTTACGGATCTTTCTTTTCTTTTGGATGGTTCGGGTGCCGGGCAGGGTAACTTCGGAAGCAACAATGTCTATGCGATTGACTGGGACAGCACCAATAGTGTCTGGCTGATCGGCGGTTCGGGCGGTAAACTGGCAAGTTACAACGGTTCAACATTTACCGACCGCTCAGCATCGGTTTCAACGTTTAACAATATCTATTCACTCCATCACGATGGAAATTATTGGATGCTGGTCGGGAATGATACGGGCGGGAATACGGAATGTTATTCCTGGGATGGTAGTATTTTTCGAGATCTTTCCAGCAGTCTGGAAAATATGGGGGCCAGCCTGCCGTTTTATTCCATCACGGGAAATGGAACGACCTGGCTGATGGGCGGTGCCCAGGCCAAGGTCAATGATCATACCGGTGGGGCGTCTTCCACAACATTTAATGACCGCTCCAACCGTCTGGCGGATTTTGGGACCAAGGACATTATGGCTTGTGCTTATAACAGTACCAATGGGTACTGGCTGGTGGGTGGCGCGGACAAAGCGCTCAATAGCTATAATGGAACATCCTTTACGGATATTTCGAGTCATCTGGCTGGTTTTGCTGCAACGGATGATGTGCTTTCCGTTGGATACAATGGAACTTATTGGCTTATCGGAGGAACCGGCGGAAAATTTTCACGCTATAACGGGACATCGGGTACGGATTTATCCACGAATCTTGGTTTTGGTTCCAATGCGGTGTATGCCGTCGAATGGAACAGCACCAACAGCGAATGGCTGATTGGCGGCGCAGGGCCGAGCTTGAAGACTTACAATGGTGCCTCGTTTTCTTCGGATCTTTCAAGTTCTATGTCGAGTTTTACCGGGAATATTCGCGCTATTTGTTATTCCGGCGGATGGTATATTATTGGCGGGACGTCCGGCTCCATCAACCGCTATAACCGTACAACATTCAGTAATCTGGCATCCAGTTGGGGCTCGGAGGATGTTTTTGCGATTGATTCAAATGGGAGTGAGTTTTTGGTGGGCGGATCCAATGCGACCTGCAAGCGTTTGATACCTGCGATTTGGTCGTTTTTTACTGTCACACTTTCTAATTTTTCCACATCTGACGTACGTACCATCGGTTACAGCACTGATGAATCTTACTGGTTTATCGGCGGGACTGCCGCCAAATTGAATCGTTATAACGGGACCGTGACGGATGAATCATCCAGCTTGGTAAAGTTCGGCAGTTCCACCATCAACTGTCTGGGTTGGGGAGGGGATTTTTGGCTGCTGGGCGGCAATGATGCCCGCGTGAATAAATATGGTCCTCAGTACGTCTCCCCGGGACGTGCACAGTCCACGACGGTGGTCTCATCGACCAGTTGGTTTATGGAAGCAACCTTGACGGTTGATGAGACTCTTTTTAGCCAGACGATAAATTATTATTTAACTGCGGATGGAACCAATTGGGAAGGGCCGGTTACCTCGGGTGCGAGTTGGGTATTTACGAATACCGGACAGGATTTGCGCTGGCGCGCTGATTTGTCTTCTACTGACATTGAAGTTTCTCCCTGGTTGAATTCTCTACAGATTGATTATGTTGAACCGACCCCGACTGCGACACCCACTTCGACAGCGACGCCCACAGCAACGCATACACCTACAGCGACACCGTCTTATACACCAACGCCGACATATACAGTTTCGCCGACATCCACCATAACCCAGACGGGTACGCCAACGTATACGGCAACCCCGACAGCCACGCCAACAGGGACGCCGACGTTTACCGCCACGCCGACTAGTACGCCAACCTATACCGTAACCCCGACCGCGACGCCGACTGCGACGCCAACCTATACCGCGACGCCGTCAGCCACCTCGACGGTGACACCGACGTTCACCGCCTCGCCGACCACGACGCCGACATTTACAGCTTCGCCGACTGCCACCCGGACATCCACCATTACCCCGACGCATACACCGGCCTGGACGAGTACATTTACCTATACACCGACGTATTCAGTGACGCCGACTGATTCGCCAACAGCAACGGTGACTCCGACGGCAACGCCGACATTTACGGCGACCCCGACCGGGACTCCGACGTATACCGCAACGCCAACAGCGACCCCGACGTATACCTCGACCTATACTGCCACACCAAGCAGTACGTCGACCTATACCGCAACGCCAACCAATACCCCGACGTATACTGCGACCCCGACCGGGACCCCGACGTATACTGCGACCCCGACCGGGACCCCGACGTATACTGCAACCCGGACAGCGACCGCAACATACACTTCAACGTATACTGCCACACCAACCAGTACGCCGACCTATACCGCGACGCCGACATCAACCCCGACATTTACCGTGACGCCGACCGCAACTCCGACCTATACCGCAACCCGGACGGCGACTTCAACATATACTTCAACGTATACTGCCACACCAACCAGTACGCCGACCTATACCGCGACGCCGACATCGACCCCGACATTTACCGTGACCCAGACAGCGACTCCGACGTATACTGTGACCCCGACGTCGACCCCGACATATACGTTTACCTATACCGCGACGCCGACGAACACCCCGACGTATACCGTGACGCCGACAGATACGCCAACCTATACCGTGACCCCGACCGCGACCCCGACATTCACAACCACGCCAACCGCAACCCCGACATATACGTTTACCTATACTGCGACCCCGACGAATACGCCGACGTATACCGCGACGCCGACAGATACCCCGACGTATACCGTGACGCCAACGTCGACCCCGACGTATACCGTGACTCCGACCGCAACCCCGACATTCACGTTTACCAATACGGCGACCCCGACAGCAACTGCGACGTATACGGCCACGCCGACAGATACCCCGACTTATACGGTGACACCGACGGATACCCCAACCTATACCGTGACCCCGACGGATACGCCAACCTATACCGTGACCCCGACTTCAACCCCGACGAGTACGCCGACGTATACGGTGACACCGACGGATACACCCACGTACACGGCGACGCCTACAGAGTCTCCGACGTATACTGTGACCCCGACAGATACGCCAACGTATACCGTAACACCGACAGCGACGCAGACAGATACCGCGACCTATACGGCGACCCCGACTCATACCCCGACCTATACGGCGACACCAACCGTGACATTGACCTATACGGTGACACCAACCGTGACAGCGACCATGACACTGACAGATACCCCGACCTATACGGCAACACCGACAGACACGCCAACCTATACCGCGACCCCGACCGTGACCTTGACATCTACCGTGACACCGACATCTACGCCAACCGCGACCATGACGATGACAGTTACGCAAACGGTCACGCCTACGGGGACACCCACCTTGACAGTGACAGCGACTGCATCCGCGAGTGGGACGGTGACGTTGACGCCAACTCCTACGCCGACATTAACATCGACCGGGACAGCTACGCCGACATTGACATCAACTCAAACACTGGTTTATACCGCAACCCGGACCTTGACACCGACTCTCACCGCAACACCGACTTGGGTTCTCAATACCCATACTGCAACGCCGACATTGACATCTACACCCACTTCGACTGCAACTCCCATTGGAGAGATTGTTGTTTATCCGAATCCTTACCGGCCTTCGCGGGCTTTTGGCGGAACGTTGAAGTTTATGGGTTTGTTAGGATCGGATGTTTTGAGAATCTACACGGTTTCGGCTGAAAAAGTGTATGAGGTTTCCGGTGTTACGGGAAGATATGATTGGGACGGCAGAAACAGCAGCGGTTCCAGGATTGCCAGTGGTGTTTATATTTGGGTGATTGAACGCGAAAATGGCGAGAAGCATATGGGAAAAATTATCGTGGTTGATTGATCTTGGTAAATGGAAGGGTGTTATTTCGTTGGAACCTATCTTGGTTTTATCCTCTCTAAAGTTCGTAATCATTGACGAAATTCTTACAAAAAAAGTTTTTAAATTAAGACAAATTGATTGTTATTTTTGATACCGGTTATTTGGGTGGAAAATAATAGTCTTTATTTATAAGGAAAATACGAGAACTGTTTATTTTAATTGACACATTTATAATACTTGATTAGAATATTACTTGAAAAGGTACTTACAAATTTGACAAATAATTGACTTTTTTATTTCAGTACGCTCATGGGGGAAGGTGAGATTTCTATGAAAAGAATCATCTTCGTTTTGTTTTTTTTTCTAATTTTTTCAAACACTTCATTTTCTGATGGTCCTGGAACAACTAATGCAAACTTTTTAAAAGCCGGACAAGGTGTACGACCCATTGCCATGGGCGAGACTTACATTGCATTAGGCGATGGTTTGGATACGCTTTACTGGAACCCGGCCGGTCTGGCGCAAATTAAATCGCCGGCTGCAAGTTTCATTCATAGTTTTTGGGTTCAGGATATTGGAACTGAGTATTTGGCATACGGGATGCCATTGGGGCCTTTGGGAACCATTGCCGGTGGCATCACCTATATGCATGCGGGAACGATCGCAAAAACCATTGAAGATGAAAATGGCAACTACGGTGGTATTGATGGAGATGCTTCTGCTATGAGCGTCGCTTTTGTCGGGGCGTATTCGCAAAAGTTGTCTCGGCTTATGCCGATCAAGGAACCGTTTTTGGGTAACATACTGATTGGTGCCAGTGTGA
This bacterium DNA region includes the following protein-coding sequences:
- a CDS encoding HAMP domain-containing protein, producing the protein MAQQTFKRKQIYINMDLQFKYSLVLIFTMFIEMIIVGLAVMYVFSQPKPDVPGANIYFIYRVVLAIIIFLTLCNITAGVYLSHKIAGPLFRFVMCTREVANGNVKIMVNLRKGDEMKELEASFNDMTERIRSVVREDRQRLSDVAEALQVIETNCSKLSKAEKDKVTEEIAFIRDASGKITQHFTV
- a CDS encoding PorV/PorQ family protein gives rise to the protein MSRKYFIAGLVATAIIAGSVVGNPVCTQAAESGDAGQAGAFLAYGAGARAIGMGRAFVGIADDATALYWNPGGLTSMKRNQAIYQYVNLIDGNAYHYLGYGHILPYIGTLGVGVVMLDQGEAEGRNTYNELTDGFTNREIGVLLGFGYDINARISAGGTFKIINQNLANKSGTGFGIDVGVMYRPLPWMNLGLNFQNLLAPAITLVEEAEAYPMNMIFGIGAKFFRDMLKLDLDISKNMEQDGLKPRFGLEVKPIINLQDLAFRGGIDDTEISAGLGYAYMGFQLDYAIGFQMSETLENMHKVSLSYVFGGFVLEVHGEPDVFSPVGINKVSVIKIQSQTKFQIRIWTLEIINEAGALVKKYSGEGSPPDHIVWDGLQDNMNPMPDGKYKVSITIEDASGEKRTSPDTFITMQSILPLGVSPVDLLE